The sequence TGCCCGCCCCCGACACCTGTTTCGCCGCGCTGCGCGAGGAGCAGCTCGACCGCCTAGGCGACCTGATCGAGGAGCACGCGGACACCGACGCGCTGTGGCGGCTCATCGAGTCGGGCGCGCCGTCCGGACTGCCGTTCATCCCGCCGGGAGCGCCCGCCATGCCCGTCAAGGAGGCCCTGTGAGTACGCCTTACCCCTTCACCGCCATCGTCGGCCAGGACGACCTGCGGCTCGGGCTGCTGCTCAACGCGGTCAGCCCGGCCGTGGGCGGGGTCCTGGTCCGGGGTGAGAAGGGAACCGCCAAGAGCACCGCCGTCCGCGCGCTGGCCGCGCTGATGCCGCGGGTGTCCGTCGTCGCGGGCTGCCGGTTCTCCTGCGACCCGGCGGCGCCCGACCCGGCGTGTCCGGACGGCCCGCACGAGGACGCCTCCGGCGTGTCGCGGGCGGCGCGGACCGTGGAGCTGCCCGTCGGCGCGTCCGAGGACCGGCTCGTCGGGGCGCTCGACATCGAACGGGCCCTCGCCGAGGGCGTGAAGGCCTTCGAACCGGGGCTGCTCGCGGACGCGCACCGCGGAATCCTGTACGTGGACGAGGTCAACCTCCTCCACGACCATCTGGTGGACCTGCTGCTGGACGCGGCGGCCATGGGTGCCTCGTACGTGGAGCGCGAGGGCGTCTCCGTACGGCACGCGGCGCGGTTCCTGCTCGTCGGGACGATGAATCCCGAAGAGGGCGAGCTGCGGCCCCAGTTGCTCGACCGGTTCGGGCTGACCGTGGAGGTCGCCGCCTCCCGGGAGACGGACCAGCGGGTGGAGGTGGTCCGGCGGCGGCTGGCGTACGAGGACGACCCGGCGGCGTTCGCGGCGCGCTGGGCCGACGAGGAAGCGGAGTTGCGGGACCGGATCACGGCGGCGCGGGCGCTGCTGCCCGAAGTGCGGCTCGGGGACAAGGCGTTGCGTCAGATCGCGGCGACCTGCGCGGCCTTCGAGGTCGACGGGATGCGCGCCGACATCGTGATGGCCAGGACCGCCACCGCGCTGGCCGCGTGGGCGGGGCGTACCGACGTACTCGCCGAGGACGTCCGGCAGGCGGCGCTGCTCGCGCTCCCCCACCGGCGCCGGCGCAACCCCTTCGACGCGCCGGGGCTCGACGAGGACAAGCTCGACGACACGCTGGAGCAGAACGGCGGCGGGGACGACGATCCGGAGCCGGACGGGCCCGGTGACGGCGGTGACGGTGGCGGCGGTGGCGGGCTGCCGCCGCAGGGGGACGGCCCCGACACGCCGCCCCCGCCGGCCGACGGGAGCGACGACACGCCCGGCACGAGCGAATCCGAGCAGTCCGGGCCCGCCCCGTCCGTGCCGGGTCAGGGCGGCGAGCAGCAGCCCGTGCGGGCCGGCGAGCCGTTCCGTACGAAGATGCTGAGCGTGCCCGGTCTCGGCGAGGGCGCGGCGGGGCGGCGGTCCCGGGCGCGTACCGAGCACGGGCGGACGACGGGTTCGCGGCGGCCCGAGGGCGCGCTGACCAAGCTGCACCTGGCCGCGACCGTCCTGGCCGCCGCCCCGCACCAGCGGGCGCGGGGCCGGTCCGGGCGGGGTCTGGTGGTGCGGCGCGACGATCTGCGGCAGGCGACGCGGGAGGGGCGCGAGGGCAACCTCGTGCTGTTCGTCGTGGACGCCTCCGGTTCGATGGCCGCCCGGCAGCGCATGGGCGCCGTGAAGGGCGCGGTCCTGTCCCTGCTGATGGATGCCTACCAGCGGCGCGACAAGGTCGGGCTGATCACCTTCCGGGGCCGGGACGCGGAGCTGGCGCTGCCGCCGACCTCGTCGGTGGACGCGGCGGCGGCCCGGCTGGAGTCGCTGCCGACCGGCGGGCGCACCCCGGTGGCCGCCGGGCTGCTCAAGGCCCATGACGTGCTGCGGGTGGAGCGGCTGCGCGATCCGTCCCGGCGGGCGCTGCTGGTCGTGGTGACGGACGGGCGGGCGACCGGCGGGCCGGACCCGGTGGCGCTGGCCGCGCGGGCCGCCCGGCTGCACGCGGCGGAGGGCACGGCGTCGGTCGTCGTGGACTGCGAGTCCGGGCCGGTACGGCTGGGACTCGCGGCGAGCCTCGCGGGCGAGCTGGGCGGCACCGCCGTCACGCTCGACGAACTGCGGGCCGAATCGATCGCCGGGCTGGTCAAGGACGTCCGGGGCGCGGGTCCCGGGCACAGCGACAGGAGGGCCGCGTAATGCCGCAGGGACAGCCGGAGAGCGTGCCGGACGACGGACTCACCACCCGGCAGCGGCGCAACCGCCCGCTGCTGATGGTGCACACCGGCATCGGCAAGGGGAAGTCGACGGCGGCCTTCGGGCTCGCGCTGCGCGCCTGGAATCAGGGGTGGCCCATC is a genomic window of Streptomyces sp. NBC_00708 containing:
- a CDS encoding putative cobaltochelatase, whose amino-acid sequence is MSTPYPFTAIVGQDDLRLGLLLNAVSPAVGGVLVRGEKGTAKSTAVRALAALMPRVSVVAGCRFSCDPAAPDPACPDGPHEDASGVSRAARTVELPVGASEDRLVGALDIERALAEGVKAFEPGLLADAHRGILYVDEVNLLHDHLVDLLLDAAAMGASYVEREGVSVRHAARFLLVGTMNPEEGELRPQLLDRFGLTVEVAASRETDQRVEVVRRRLAYEDDPAAFAARWADEEAELRDRITAARALLPEVRLGDKALRQIAATCAAFEVDGMRADIVMARTATALAAWAGRTDVLAEDVRQAALLALPHRRRRNPFDAPGLDEDKLDDTLEQNGGGDDDPEPDGPGDGGDGGGGGGLPPQGDGPDTPPPPADGSDDTPGTSESEQSGPAPSVPGQGGEQQPVRAGEPFRTKMLSVPGLGEGAAGRRSRARTEHGRTTGSRRPEGALTKLHLAATVLAAAPHQRARGRSGRGLVVRRDDLRQATREGREGNLVLFVVDASGSMAARQRMGAVKGAVLSLLMDAYQRRDKVGLITFRGRDAELALPPTSSVDAAAARLESLPTGGRTPVAAGLLKAHDVLRVERLRDPSRRALLVVVTDGRATGGPDPVALAARAARLHAAEGTASVVVDCESGPVRLGLAASLAGELGGTAVTLDELRAESIAGLVKDVRGAGPGHSDRRAA